The DNA window CCGGACATCGACGTGTTCGCCACGACTGCAGCACCGGAAGGGCTCGGGCGCAAAGAGCTCACGGTCTGCGCCGTCCAGGGCTGCCGGTACGGAGGTGCTCGCCGGGGTTTATGCCCACGCCACCAAGGGTTTTGGGAACGGTCCGGCATCGCCGACCGAGACGTATGGCTGGCTGCCGTTGCTCCGGTGGATGATCCCGATCATCCCGTCTGCGCGTTGTCCTATTGCACGCTATGGACGCAGGGACGGTCGCCGTTCTGCGTCAATCATCGGTCCCGATGGGCAGCGGTGGGATGTCCCGACATCGACGAGTTCATCGTGCTCTGCGAGTCCTATGGCGACGACCGGTTCGACTTCCGACCGTTCGGTGATCGCCGACAGCTCAAATTGGAGATGCAGTACGCGCTGCAGTGCCGGCACGATGAACGCCAGGTCAAGACTCCCGCTGCCGTCGCGCGTCCTGTCATCGCACTCACGGCCGCCAGTGGGGTGGCCTCGCTGCTGGACTGGCCGATGGCACGTTGGATCGAGTTCTTCGACGCCAACCACGCTGCGCAACACGGCCAGAACGGACAGCTGGCGTTTCTGCGTTACGCCTATCGCTGTCTGGAGGACCTGCACTGCGGCAGCGGGTGGGAGGCCGAGTTCCCGCGCGACGTGTGGGAGCTGCACCGGCTCGGCGTCGAGGGCCGCAAGCGGCTGCGCTTCGACGGCATTGCGCAACCGTGGCTGCGGGATCTGGCCAAGCGGTTCGCCCGCTGGCGGTTAAGCATCGGACGCAGCCCCAACCAGACCTACATCGACGTCCAGGCGGTGACGCGTTTGGCCGGCTTCTTGGCGTCCCCGCCGGTCGACATCACCAGCCTGGCCGGCATCAACCGCGCGGTATTGGAGCGCTACCTGGCCGACCTGTCCACCGACCCCCGGGCACTGCACTCCCGCAGCCGCGACATCAGCTCGCTCGGTGCGTTCCTCGACGCGATCCGCCGCCACGAGTGGGACCACGACCTGCCCGCGAGTGCCGCGTTCTATCCCGACGACTTCCCCAAACCCGCGAAACGCCTGCCCCGCGGGCTGGCCGAGCACATCATGGCCCAGGTCGAACAGCCCGCGAACCTCGACGGATGGAACAACCCCGAGAGTCGGCTGCTCACGATCATCCTGATGCGCTGCGGACTGCGCGTCGGTGACGCCACCAAGATCGCCTTCGACTGCGTCATCCGTGGCGGCGACGGAGCTCCCTATCTGCGCTACACCAACGGCAAGATGAAACGCGAAGCTCTCGTCCCGATCGACGAGGAAGTCGAGCAGGCCATCGCCGAGCAACAACAGCGGATCCTGCGCCGCTGGACCAACGGCAGCCCCTGGCTGTTCGCCGCTCCGAAGATGAACCCAGACGGCCGCCGGCCGCTGACTACGCCCTCCTACCGCGGCCAGCTACGGGACTGGCTGGCGCGCTGCGAGATCCGCGACGAGCACGGCCGTCCAGTGCATCTGACTCCGCACCAATGGCGGCACACCTTTGGAACACGGTTGATCAACCGGGACGTGCCGCAAGAAGTCGTACGGGTGTTACTCGATCACTCCAGCGGTGAGATGACAGCTCACTACGCCCGCCTTCACGACACCACCGTCCGCCGGCACTGGGAGTCCGCCCGCAAGGTCGATGCCAGGGGCCAAACCGTTGCGATCGACCCCGACGGCCCACTGGCCGAAGCGAACTGGGCCAAGCAACGGCTCGGGCGCGTGACCCAAGCATTGCCCAACGGCTTCTGCGGGCTGCCAGTTCAAAAGACCTGCCCGCATGCCAATGCTTGTCTGACATGTCCGATGTTCGTGACTACGCCCGAGTTCCTGCCGCAACACCACGAACACCGTCAGCAAGTCCTGCAGATCATCTCCGCTGCCGAGGCGCGCGGTCAGTTACGCCTCGTCGAGATGAACCAACAAGTCCTGGGAAACCTCGACACCATCATCACCACACTCGAAACCGACTCCGGTTCAGAGGAATTGGATTCTGCTGATGCGGGCTGACAACACCCGGCACCTCATCGTCGCCGCCCGACAACGCCACGAACTCACCCGAGCCAAGGCGATCCAGGCATTGAGGACCCTCGACGCCGAAGGGCGCCCGGTCACCTTCGAGGCCGTGGCTCAAGCAGCGGCGGTGTCTCGGTCCTGGCTCTACGCGCAATCCGACGTCCGAGCTGAGATCGAACGGCTTCGCGCTGCCCACCGTCGAGCACCCGCGACACCGGTCCCCGCGCGGCAACGAACCTCGGACGCCTCACTGCTACGCAGGCTCGAAGCCGCCAACCAGCGCAACC is part of the Mycobacterium sp. HUMS_12744610 genome and encodes:
- a CDS encoding DUF6262 family protein, which gives rise to MRADNTRHLIVAARQRHELTRAKAIQALRTLDAEGRPVTFEAVAQAAAVSRSWLYAQSDVRAEIERLRAAHRRAPATPVPARQRTSDASLLRRLEAANQRNRKLAEENRTLRDQLARALGQQRTASETTSTRTPRKRLSSITIGPC
- a CDS encoding tyrosine-type recombinase/integrase is translated as MTAAVPPLPSAAAPGLLRKLVAAVRPEFRVDILVPERGALVFDTAPCRVPGCVRQPRTRGLCKGHYVGWQQEGRPDIDVFATTAAPEGLGRKELTVCAVQGCRYGGARRGLCPRHQGFWERSGIADRDVWLAAVAPVDDPDHPVCALSYCTLWTQGRSPFCVNHRSRWAAVGCPDIDEFIVLCESYGDDRFDFRPFGDRRQLKLEMQYALQCRHDERQVKTPAAVARPVIALTAASGVASLLDWPMARWIEFFDANHAAQHGQNGQLAFLRYAYRCLEDLHCGSGWEAEFPRDVWELHRLGVEGRKRLRFDGIAQPWLRDLAKRFARWRLSIGRSPNQTYIDVQAVTRLAGFLASPPVDITSLAGINRAVLERYLADLSTDPRALHSRSRDISSLGAFLDAIRRHEWDHDLPASAAFYPDDFPKPAKRLPRGLAEHIMAQVEQPANLDGWNNPESRLLTIILMRCGLRVGDATKIAFDCVIRGGDGAPYLRYTNGKMKREALVPIDEEVEQAIAEQQQRILRRWTNGSPWLFAAPKMNPDGRRPLTTPSYRGQLRDWLARCEIRDEHGRPVHLTPHQWRHTFGTRLINRDVPQEVVRVLLDHSSGEMTAHYARLHDTTVRRHWESARKVDARGQTVAIDPDGPLAEANWAKQRLGRVTQALPNGFCGLPVQKTCPHANACLTCPMFVTTPEFLPQHHEHRQQVLQIISAAEARGQLRLVEMNQQVLGNLDTIITTLETDSGSEELDSADAG